The proteins below come from a single Rosa rugosa chromosome 2, drRosRugo1.1, whole genome shotgun sequence genomic window:
- the LOC133732129 gene encoding uncharacterized protein LOC133732129, whose amino-acid sequence MLRLKARLNFCGKELTEDDMIQKTLSTFPTSAIILANQYRLEYDNKRITTFNKLINLLQVAERHNEVLLNNNARPVGTKKIPEANYGKVKGGKNPNAKGVGRADPYPRGNNAPRGKGRGGRGMGRGGPPNVWRRDGGAGPSGQGNKVQRAPKNPSVKQGRVGNEPCYRCGVMGHWYKNCQASNRVAANYKRYRESKEQEAHYMEEGGYMEEGGNDPDVNLTIADFNGNKEPAQSMDASDFD is encoded by the coding sequence atgttgcgcctaaaggcacgtctaaatttctgtggaaaggaactcacagaagatgatatgatccagaagactctttccacttttcctacttcagcaattatactagcgaaccagtataggctggagtatgacaacaaaagaatcacaaccttcaataagctgatcaacctactgcaagtggctgaaagacataatgaggttcttttgaacaacaatgccaggcctgttgggacaaagaaaattcccgaagctaattatggcaaagtgaaaggtggaaagaaccccaatgcaaagggagttggacgtgctgatccctacccacgtggcaacaatgcaccacgtggcaagggacgtgggggtcgtggtatgggccgtggaggccctcccaatgtgtggcgcagagatggtggtgctggccctagtggtcaaggaaacaaggtgcaaagggcacctaagaacccttcagtcaaacaaggaagagttggcaatgaaccatgctataggtgtggagtcatggggcattggtacaagaactgccaagcaagcaacagagtagcagccaattacaagaggtatagggagtctaaagaacaagaggctcactatatggaagaaggaggctatatggaagaaggaggcaatgacccagacgtcaacctcacaattgcagatttcaatggcaacaaggaacctgctcagtcaatggatgcttcagattttgactga